One window of the Schistosoma mansoni, WGS project CABG00000000 data, supercontig 0191, strain Puerto Rico, whole genome shotgun sequence genome contains the following:
- a CDS encoding 26S protease regulatory subunit 6a, putative, whose protein sequence is MTSTIERPIWDDVDEAMVDEVMRMSTEELTSRARLLDSEIRFMQSELKHVNHEINTKQTKVKDSKSKIKMNKALPYLVATVVELLDVEPQEDEIEEGANVDLDSQRKGKCAVIKTSTRQTYFLPVIGLVPPEELKPGDLVGVHKDSYLILEKLPPEFDSRVKAMEVDERPTERYSDIGGLDKQIQELIEAVVLPMTHRDRFEALGIQPPKGVLLYGPPGTGKTLLARACAAQTKSTFLKLAGPQLVQMFIGDGAKLVRDAFQLAKEKAPAIIFIDELDAIGTKRFNSEKAGDREVQRTMLELLNQLDGFQPNHDIKVIAATNRVDILDPALLRSGRVDRKIEFPAPNEEARARIMQIHSRKMNVQKDVNFEELARCTDDFNGAQCKAVCVEAGMIALRRSASEVTHEDYMDAILEVQAKKRTNLNYYA, encoded by the exons ATGACTTCAACGATAGAAAGACCGATATGGGATGATGTGGAC GAAGCTATGGTGGACGAAGTTATGCGCATGTCTACTGAAGAGCTGACGAGTAGAGCAAGACTGCTTGATTCTGAAATTCGT TTCATGCAGTCTGAGTTGAAACACGTCAATCATGAAATAAACACGAAACAGACAAAAGTTAAGGATAGTAAAAGCAAGATAAAAATGAACAAGGCACTTCCCTATTTAGTAGCAACCGTCGTCGAA TTGCTAGACGTAGAACCTCAAGAAGATGAGATAGAAGAGGGAGCAAACGTTGATCTTGATTCTCAGCGTAAGGGAAAATGTGCAGTTATCAAAACAAGTACTAGGCAAACATACTTCCTTCCGGTCATTGGTCTTGTACCTCCCGAAGAATTAAAACCTGGCGACTTAGTTGGGGTACATAAAGACTCATACTTGATCCTTGAAAAACTTCCACCGGAATTCGACTCTCGAGTAAAGGCTATGGAGGTTGATGAACGTCCAACCGAGAGATATAGTGACATTGGTGGGCTTGATAAACAGATACAG GAATTAATTGAAGCTGTTGTTCTCCCTATGACTCATCGTGATCGCTTCGAGGCACTTGGTATTCAGCCACCAAAGGGAGTCTTGTTGTATGGTCCACCAGGTACAGGAAAAACACTTCTGGCTCGTGCATGTGCAGCTCAGACCAAATCCACGTTTCTTAAACTTGCTGGTCCTCAGTTAGTGCAAATGTTTATTGGGGACGGAGCTAAACTGGTCAGGGATGCCTTCCAATTGGCCAAAGAAAAAGCTCCAGCAATTATTTTCATTGACGAGCTCGACGCCATCG GAACAAAGCGTTTCAATAGTGAGAAAGCTGGCGATCGTGAGGTACAGCGAACAATGTTAGAACTTCTTAATCAACTGGATGGTTTCCAACCAAATCATGACATCAAGGTGATTGCGGCTACAAATAGAGTAGATATATTAGACCCAGCGCTGTTACGAAGTGGTAGAGTTGACCGGAAAATCGAGTTTCCTGCACCAAACGAAGAAGCACGTGCCCGCATTATGCAGATTCACTCTCGCAAGATGAATGTACA AAAAGATGTCAATTTTGAAGAATTAGCTCGCTGTACAGATGACTTTAATGGAGCTCAGTGTAAAGCTGTGTGTGTGGAAGCC GGTATGATTGCGTTGCGTCGAAGTGCATCAGAAGTAACACACGAAGATTACATGGATGCCATTTTGGAAGTTCAAGCTAAGAAGCGCACTAATCTAAATTACTATGCCTAA
- a CDS encoding 26S protease regulatory subunit 6a, putative, whose amino-acid sequence MTSTIERPIWDDVDEAMVDEVMRMSTEELTSRARLLDSEIRFMQSELKHVNHEINTKQTKVKDSKSKIKMNKALPYLVATVVELLDVEPQEDEIEEGANVDLDSQRKGKCAVIKTSTRQTYFLPVIGLVPPEELKPGDLVGVHKDSYLILEKLPPEFDSRVKAMEVDERPTERYSDIGGLDKQIQELIEAVVLPMTHRDRFEALGIQPPKGVLLYGPPGTGKTLLARACAAQTKSTFLKLAGPQLVQMFIGDGAKLVRDAFQLAKEKAPAIIFIDELDAIGTKRFNSEKAGDREVQRTMLELLNQLDGFQPNHDIKVIAATNRVDILDPALLRSGRVDRKIEFPAPNEEARARIMQIHSRKMNVQKDVNFEELARCTDDFNGAQCKAVCVEAVSCTHYYFCCIC is encoded by the exons ATGACTTCAACGATAGAAAGACCGATATGGGATGATGTGGAC GAAGCTATGGTGGACGAAGTTATGCGCATGTCTACTGAAGAGCTGACGAGTAGAGCAAGACTGCTTGATTCTGAAATTCGT TTCATGCAGTCTGAGTTGAAACACGTCAATCATGAAATAAACACGAAACAGACAAAAGTTAAGGATAGTAAAAGCAAGATAAAAATGAACAAGGCACTTCCCTATTTAGTAGCAACCGTCGTCGAA TTGCTAGACGTAGAACCTCAAGAAGATGAGATAGAAGAGGGAGCAAACGTTGATCTTGATTCTCAGCGTAAGGGAAAATGTGCAGTTATCAAAACAAGTACTAGGCAAACATACTTCCTTCCGGTCATTGGTCTTGTACCTCCCGAAGAATTAAAACCTGGCGACTTAGTTGGGGTACATAAAGACTCATACTTGATCCTTGAAAAACTTCCACCGGAATTCGACTCTCGAGTAAAGGCTATGGAGGTTGATGAACGTCCAACCGAGAGATATAGTGACATTGGTGGGCTTGATAAACAGATACAG GAATTAATTGAAGCTGTTGTTCTCCCTATGACTCATCGTGATCGCTTCGAGGCACTTGGTATTCAGCCACCAAAGGGAGTCTTGTTGTATGGTCCACCAGGTACAGGAAAAACACTTCTGGCTCGTGCATGTGCAGCTCAGACCAAATCCACGTTTCTTAAACTTGCTGGTCCTCAGTTAGTGCAAATGTTTATTGGGGACGGAGCTAAACTGGTCAGGGATGCCTTCCAATTGGCCAAAGAAAAAGCTCCAGCAATTATTTTCATTGACGAGCTCGACGCCATCG GAACAAAGCGTTTCAATAGTGAGAAAGCTGGCGATCGTGAGGTACAGCGAACAATGTTAGAACTTCTTAATCAACTGGATGGTTTCCAACCAAATCATGACATCAAGGTGATTGCGGCTACAAATAGAGTAGATATATTAGACCCAGCGCTGTTACGAAGTGGTAGAGTTGACCGGAAAATCGAGTTTCCTGCACCAAACGAAGAAGCACGTGCCCGCATTATGCAGATTCACTCTCGCAAGATGAATGTACA AAAAGATGTCAATTTTGAAGAATTAGCTCGCTGTACAGATGACTTTAATGGAGCTCAGTGTAAAGCTGTGTGTGTGGAAGCCGTAAGTTGTAcccattattatttttgttgtatTTGCTGA
- a CDS encoding 26S protease regulatory subunit 6a, putative, with product MTSTIERPIWDDVDEAMVDEVMRMSTEELTSRARLLDSEIRFMQSELKHVNHEINTKQTKVKDSKSKIKMNKALPYLVATVVELLDVEPQEDEIEEGANVDLDSQRKGKCAVIKTSTRQTYFLPVIGLVPPEELKPGDLVGVHKDSYLILEKLPPEFDSRVKAMEVDERPTERYSDIGGLDKQIQELIEAVVLPMTHRDRFEALGIQPPKGVLLYGPPGTGKTLLARACAAQTKSTFLKLAGPQLVQMFIGDGAKLVRDAFQLAKEKAPAIIFIDELDAIGTKRFNSEKAGDREVQRTMLELLNQLDGFQPNHDIKVIAATNRVDILDPALLRSGRVDRKIEFPAPNEEARARIMQIHSRKMNVQ from the exons ATGACTTCAACGATAGAAAGACCGATATGGGATGATGTGGAC GAAGCTATGGTGGACGAAGTTATGCGCATGTCTACTGAAGAGCTGACGAGTAGAGCAAGACTGCTTGATTCTGAAATTCGT TTCATGCAGTCTGAGTTGAAACACGTCAATCATGAAATAAACACGAAACAGACAAAAGTTAAGGATAGTAAAAGCAAGATAAAAATGAACAAGGCACTTCCCTATTTAGTAGCAACCGTCGTCGAA TTGCTAGACGTAGAACCTCAAGAAGATGAGATAGAAGAGGGAGCAAACGTTGATCTTGATTCTCAGCGTAAGGGAAAATGTGCAGTTATCAAAACAAGTACTAGGCAAACATACTTCCTTCCGGTCATTGGTCTTGTACCTCCCGAAGAATTAAAACCTGGCGACTTAGTTGGGGTACATAAAGACTCATACTTGATCCTTGAAAAACTTCCACCGGAATTCGACTCTCGAGTAAAGGCTATGGAGGTTGATGAACGTCCAACCGAGAGATATAGTGACATTGGTGGGCTTGATAAACAGATACAG GAATTAATTGAAGCTGTTGTTCTCCCTATGACTCATCGTGATCGCTTCGAGGCACTTGGTATTCAGCCACCAAAGGGAGTCTTGTTGTATGGTCCACCAGGTACAGGAAAAACACTTCTGGCTCGTGCATGTGCAGCTCAGACCAAATCCACGTTTCTTAAACTTGCTGGTCCTCAGTTAGTGCAAATGTTTATTGGGGACGGAGCTAAACTGGTCAGGGATGCCTTCCAATTGGCCAAAGAAAAAGCTCCAGCAATTATTTTCATTGACGAGCTCGACGCCATCG GAACAAAGCGTTTCAATAGTGAGAAAGCTGGCGATCGTGAGGTACAGCGAACAATGTTAGAACTTCTTAATCAACTGGATGGTTTCCAACCAAATCATGACATCAAGGTGATTGCGGCTACAAATAGAGTAGATATATTAGACCCAGCGCTGTTACGAAGTGGTAGAGTTGACCGGAAAATCGAGTTTCCTGCACCAAACGAAGAAGCACGTGCCCGCATTATGCAGATTCACTCTCGCAAGATGAATGTACAGTAA